The nucleotide sequence ACGTATATCTGTGGCGGCATTGCGTTTACCAGATTCTCGATATGTATCCGGTTCGAGACTCAAAAGCTTTCTTCGCTAGCATAGTCTCGTCCTTTGGCTTGTCCTCGGTTACGCTTCAAGTATCACTATGCGTACGTGGAGGCAGGATCTGAGATCAACTCCCCGTGAAAGATGGCCCCATCAACGAAGCTAATGCAAGGATGTTTAGCGGCTCCGATGCTTTAGTGTAGTCGTGATAGATTAGACGGGCTCTCCACGTGGAGGTGCGGGCGAGGCACGCGATTACGTGCGTGGGACCATGTCATGACGAGATCTCGCCCAAAAGCTCATCTTCACTTTATGTACGTATTGTCAAATCTACTAGACTAACTGTCTATGGAATGCTCCACCACTTCTCGTGAATATCCCGCAAATCGATCTTATCTGGCCTCTGAAGATACGGCGTTTGGTCAGCCTCTATGTCCGTCTCTCTCTTGGTCCATCCGTTGCCCAAGTAGTGCGCGAAGCGGTTCTTAGAGTCGCCGATATACTTGTACTCCCAATCTTCCCATCTAGGTTCCTGTCGCACAAATGTGATATGTCCTGCGCTTCCTGGCCAGAGCCCGTGAATTCTAGCACCAGGTCTGCCACCATTGTACCATGAGCTGCATTTATCCGTGAGAACTGTCTTTGCGAAAAAGGCATCCGAGTACTCCACAAAGTCGTCCGCTGCTTGTTTGGACGGGCTCAGAGACTTGATGCCCTGGTGCGAGACTTTGCGCAGGATCTTGGCGAAGTATGTCAATTGAGTCTCGACGCTGTGAGGGACTGTTCCCGATGGCCCTGTTGCTTGCGGTCCATGGACGAAGAGAAGGTTAGGGAAACCAGGTGTTCCAAGTCCAAAGTATGTGTAAGGATATCCATATGTTCCATCAGCCTTCCACAGATTGCTGAGCTCCTGTCCATGAGCGCGAATGGGGAATGCTGGAACCATGTCAACGTTTGCGCCGGTCGCGCAAATGACAGCATCGACATCTCTCTGCTTGCCATCCTCAGTCTCAATACCCGTCTCCGTAAAGCGCTTAATTCGAGTACGGATGTAATCCACGTTATCTTCAGTAACAGCTTCAAGATAACCGGGCCCCGGTGTCAGACGTCGACAATTTGGCGAGAAGTCTGGTACGATGTGCTCCAGAAGTTCCGGCTTCTTCACCAGTCGCTTCTTCATGATGTCAATGAACGCTTCGCGGAGCTTCTGGTTAGACTCGCTGTTTCGAAAGAACGAGTCAAATCGAGTCCAGTATAAGCTCTCGAGGTCCTTTCGGAAAGCCAAGTATGCGTCAGGGTCATCTGcccatttcttcttctcctcttcagtaTATGGCTGGGCCTCAATCTTTCGCTCTTCGCCAGCCCAAGATGCAGCAATCCATGTCTTGTTACGAGCATAATGATCAAGTCGCCTGACAATGGGTTGGAGATTTGCTGTCACTTGGATACCGCTCGCTCCATTGCCAATGACAGCGACCGTCTTGTCCTTGGGGTCAAAATCCGTGCTCCAATTGGAGGCATGGCGAAGATGTCCTTTGTATTCCGATATTCCAGGATAATCGGGTAATTTCCAGTCATTGAACCGGCCGATACTGGTCAAGATGAATTCGTTCTTCTCGACCGTCTCTTCGCCCGTCTTCACGTTCCGCAGCTTCGTGATCCAGAcaccctcttcatcgtcccaGGTTGTACCCTCGACTCTGGTATCGAGCTTGACATATTTGTAGACGTCAAACTTTCGCGCGACGGATTGCCAATATTCTCGGATCTCGTGGCCGGGTGCGTACTTGTCCGACCAGTCTGTCTTGGGCGCGAACGTGCTTTGGTAGACGTGCGATGCAATATCGCATCTTACGCCGGGGTAAACGTTCTCAAACCATGTTCCTGCCTACATGGTTGTCAGCTATATCAATCTTCAAGAAATCTGACGATTTGACGTACCAAATCGGCGTTCTTTTCGTAGATGGTAAGCTTGATGCCAGGGACTTTGGCTGGTAGAAGAATGCCTGCTGTGATTCCAGCCAGGCCAGCGCCAATGACACCAACTCTTAGCGGGCGTGGCTCGTCAACGAATCTGTCGACCAATTTCAGGCGAGGGTTGTAATAAGGCGATGTCTCGTCTACGTCTGGCCCATCTCGTACGGCTGTTGATGCGCCGTCCTCGGTCTGGGTAATTGGGGTTGACTTCTCAGCCGGTACACTCTCTAAAGCGACGCTCGACAAGTTTGACTCTCTGTTGTTGAAGCCATTGATTGCGCCGTTAATTACTGCTGCGGTAGCCATCGTTAATTCACGGGAATATCGTGCTCGGGAATGATGGTGAACGTCCAGGCGGCAGGACTGGGATACTCAATACCTTGAGCTATTCTTCTATCCTTATCGCATCTTCACCACGAGCACGTTAGCTAGCTCTTCAGTTACATCATGTCGTAATCTAATCATTATGCATGGCCATTCGCTGTCGCAACTCCCGTTCCTCTTTCACCATATTGCGTCTTTGTTAGTCTCAATCACGCTTGGGCCCCACGCTCTTACACCATCGAGGCCCTGCCACTCCGGCATGAGACCCTGAAATCGCGATCCAATCAACTTCGAAGCAATTAATTACCGTCGCTTCCGATATGCGGAGTGAACTCGAAGTAACATCCGAGGTTGGAAGGTTTGCTCCTGTAGGCCATCATCGCCTCACTTGGTTGTCGCAGGTTCCAAAGGTGCGCAAAAATGCAAGACCTTGGCTCTTCACTTACATCGCCCCAAGCCTTGCTCTTGGTTCACTCATACATATGGAATTTAGTAGCTCTGTTGTCTATCAAAGTATTTGAGACTAGTCCGTTATGCCACTGCATCCCTTCAGTTGACACTCATCGCATCTAATCCATGTTCGACCTCAAAACAATACTTACCTCATGTTCTATCTAGTAATTCCGCCCCCATAATCCTACTTGTCGAGTACAAATTGCTCCCCAGTCCACCCATAAGTTCGGTTAAGTCTCCGCCCATGGCGTCTAGCAATGACAAAGGGTACTTTATTATGTGGATGAGGCTCATGAAAATGAATACTCCCGCTAGCTTCGAGAGTATGTGGCGAGAATTGCCAAACAGACCCATATAGCTTCTCGGCAGCAAGTCCGGCTGAAGTTAAGGCATGCAAAAAGTCGTTCCATGCAACTTCACCGGGGGTAGAAGTGACATCTGGATCGTAAAAGAGAATGCGGAATATCTTGAGTGCTCATCGGTCGACCTTGAATACCGGCTTTGGACCCTCAAGTGCGACCTCGGCCATCGCTTCAGCTGGGGCTTCAACGGTATCTGTTAACTGGATTGTAGTTCCTCTTGTCTTTAGGTTCGCTTTGGCTGGCTTCACTGAAAGAAGTTATGATGCCTTAGTGTCTCGATCGTCACTGGTGCCAAAGAAAAAGGTCGACAAGGGTTGCTCAATGTCGAggactttcttcttctctttcgtgGGCTCAACCCATTCGGGTGTCCGCTGCAAAACACGGGGACTTTTGAGGAGACCCATGAGGATACTTTCGTTCATGTTCTTTGTCCGCTCGTAGAGATACCGGTCTGCTCTGGCCCAGAAAGAATTTAGATTCGACTCTGCTCGCCGCATCATCTCAACGTTCTCCTTATTCCTGCGTCGGTGCTCCGGATATGTAAACTTCACCAGCTTATTTTCGACAAATGGGAGAAGATCAGGCGAGGAAGTACTTTCAAGAGCTTCGTGGATTTGTCGCAAAATGCCAAGCCTGGCTTCGATAACCTCTGTCGACCAATCCATAGaatcatcgtcaacctcgGCACTGAAACCTCGATTCCACGGCTCAAACCGCTCCAGCGCATGCAAAGCCTGGATGATTATAGTTAAGTCACCCATCATGACACGGGCAGTTGGTGACAGTAAGTCGCGAATTGTCTTGTCCCTTTCCGTCTGAAGTTCTAGATCATTCATGACCATATTCATTGTAAAGATATCAGGAACCACGTCCTGGTCGTCATCAAGCAGGCCCCTCGAATCATATAGATGCCGGAGCACGTGCATGAGCAAAAATTGCTCATTATATGTCATAGGCCTATCCCTGTCCTCGGAATGAAAGCGCCAAAGGATAATAGCGGCTCGGAACAGGGGCGAACGCTTGATCAAGAGCTCAAGCTTTGGCAGAAACACAGCCTCTCTCATAGTAAGggggaaagaaagaaaatggcGAATCTGGTCATTGTATTCGTCGGGCAGTTTCTCGGTAGGGTTTATGACGCTCGCATAATTCTTTTGCAGTTCACACAGGCGTTTGGTAATTCGATGAGCTTCAGTGAACACCTCAATCATTGTGTATGCATTAGCCAGAACCTGACCAATGCCTGCTCCCCATTTGTCTTTATACTCTCTTGTATCGCCGATGAGTTGCACATGATCGTACATGTCACTGACCTGTTCGGCAAAGTAATTGGGATCCTTGCGCATCGTCCATACGTGGTCCTCCGCAGCGGCGGTCCTAGCCGCAAATAGCTTTTCAAGATTGGCAAAATTCAGCCGAGTCGGCACGCGGTAAGGCGCTTCGAAAGTAATCTCAAGAAGGGAGGTCTGTAATTCTTCAGTCTGCGTATTCGAAGGAAGTAGGCTCGGGCTGGATAGGATACGTGTCGCTGAACAAGTTGTTCGGCTCAATGTCGTGCAGGATTCGATAACAACACTTGAAAAGGGAGTCCATCAAGCGCTCTTGTATCTCTAGAATCACCATGCCCGACGCGGTGGAGTATTGCCACACCGACCACACCTTGCCATAGATGGTGGACGTAGACCAGTCATGGTCTTTATTTGACAAATGAAGCCAAACTCCTGGGTCAGCTTCTGGGAATTTCTTCACAATCCCATAATCGTCTTGGGAAACGCCCCGGAGGACCAATTTCATGTCTTCTGTAGCGTACGGCGGTTCCACTACCATTTCGGTCAATTTTTTTTGGTTGCACGTATTGTGCATCAGTATCAAGGAACAAGGGAGGCGGGTGACGGCCTCTAGAATTGAGAAGCAAGAGGAACGGCGTGGGCTTGCCAAGAGACTCTTTGCTGATATGAGGCCACAAAATGGAATCATGTTGCCCGGCCTTAACCTCGGGGTCGGTGCCTACTAGGCCTTAAAATACCTAGCCCATAGGTATCTATAGgtatctatataatataagtaagtgcctatagctatttaattaaaatacttacctattaataaatacctaattaatataattatataaagataagtatttataaataagaattaattataaattaatacttaaataaaaattaagtatacttaggatataagttaataaaagttacttataataattaaatatagtaattactttaattaattaataaataagtatcttataacctttaacttttaatatatttataaataatttaaaaaaaagctttaaaatagtaatagcttaattactattattattattacttttattattactttaattttagctttaattttagccttacttttagctttaattttagctttacttttagctttaattttagctttatttttagctctctttttaattttaatttttatttttactattactttaatttttatttttttttaacttttttattttattaaaaatattaactatttttaaagcttttaaccttttttatataaaatcttaattaagtttcttttaagtaataatataatccttttaggcttttttaactttataatttttaataacttatatttactttaatatatacttttattttttaattactttttatatataagctaattttctattagcttttttttttattataaaatctttttattattttataatactaaattaaagaaattttttaataattaatttattaattatactttaaaaggatttatttatattatttattataatatactaaatataatagtatataactatatctttttaaaaaatagttttatagctaatataaatatatataaaataaatacttaaaattaattaatataattaattattatattaaattactataaatattttatttttaaagacttaatatataaaagctttaattacttattttaaagctttaatatagttagctataacttaaaaggtaagaaattttttattttataagatttttttaataaaataaataaaaaaagtatatataatagtaaggttaatactttatataatagctattttatataaagctttttaatcttttataataatattaatatataaaaatttaatataaaaaaaataacttactataactagcctaaaCTATCTTTAGTttagattttctttttagctattaggctttatatataattatttttataagacttttactaataatagacttataaaagtatttattaataaaaagatactttttaatagctttaatattaagatttttaatataagctattttaaaaaataaagaaattaaaagtaattattttaaaagattactataataaaaaaagctaaaaaggtaaaagtaaaataaatcttaaaaaaaaagtataaagctagaaaagctaagaattttaagttaagtaaggttaatttttaagtaaatttttaataaaagtaattattttaattaattactataaaagatttacttaaaaatattaaaaataaaaaaaaatacttaaatttactaagatttaaaaaaacttaaaatttAAAGAGATTAAAAAGTTAgagttaagttaatattaaaatttagttttttaagtaataaatcttaatatagtaatttattataaaaattaaattaattataaaataggattttattaatttatacttaattaaaattaatatcttaaatttaaaacctaatttttaattttaattataatactaaaaatcttaattttttcttaaacttatttttattaaacttttaattttttaatttttataatatatctatttcttagctttatattattaatttttatattaagg is from Fusarium musae strain F31 chromosome 4, whole genome shotgun sequence and encodes:
- a CDS encoding hypothetical protein (EggNog:ENOG41), yielding MATAAVINGAINGFNNRESNLSSVALESVPAEKSTPITQTEDGASTAVRDGPDVDETSPYYNPRLKLVDRFVDEPRPLRVGVIGAGLAGITAGILLPAKVPGIKLTIYEKNADLAGTWFENVYPGVRCDIASHVYQSTFAPKTDWSDKYAPGHEIREYWQSVARKFDVYKYVKLDTRVEGTTWDDEEGVWITKLRNVKTGEETVEKNEFILTSIGRFNDWKLPDYPGISEYKGHLRHASNWSTDFDPKDKTVAVIGNGASGIQVTANLQPIVRRLDHYARNKTWIAASWAGEERKIEAQPYTEEEKKKWADDPDAYLAFRKDLESLYWTRFDSFFRNSESNQKLREAFIDIMKKRLVKKPELLEHIVPDFSPNCRRLTPGPGYLEAVTEDNVDYIRTRIKRFTETGIETEDGKQRDVDAVICATGANVDMVPAFPIRAHGQELSNLWKADGTYGYPYTYFGLGTPGFPNLLFVHGPQATGPSGTVPHSVETQLTYFAKILRKVSHQGIKSLSPSKQAADDFVEYSDAFFAKTVLTDKCSSWYNGGRPGARIHGLWPGSAGHITFVRQEPRWEDWEYKYIGDSKNRFAHYLGNGWTKRETDIEADQTPYLQRPDKIDLRDIHEKWWSIP
- a CDS encoding hypothetical protein (EggNog:ENOG41) yields the protein MVVEPPPSLLPSNTQTEELQTSLLEITFEAPYRVPTRLNFANLEKLFAARTAAAEDHVWTMRKDPNYFAEQVSDMYDHVQLIGDTREYKDKWGAGIGQVLANAYTMIEVFTEAHRITKRLCELQKNYASVINPTEKLPDEYNDQIRHFLSFPLTMREAVFLPKLELLIKRSPLFRAAIILWRFHSEDRDRPMTYNEQFLLMHVLRHLYDSRGLLDDDQDVVPDIFTMNMVMNDLELQTERDKTIRDLLSPTARVMMGDLTIIIQALHALERFEPWNRGFSAEVDDDSMDWSTEVIEARLGILRQIHEALESTSSPDLLPFVENKLVKFTYPEHRRRNKENVEMMRRAESNLNSFWARADRYLYERTKNMNESILMGLLKSPRVLQRTPEWVEPTKEKKKVLDIEQPLSTFFFGTSDDRDTKAS